From the Thalassomonas actiniarum genome, the window AGAGCAGAGTGCTTAGATACGTAAGCAGCTATTACAGAGCTTCACGATAAGAGGTCGTTTCACTTACCACGACGCCTTACTGTGGCGGATAAAGCTAATAGTAAATTGACAAACCTAACTCTTCTGTAATATCTGCCATCAGGTTCATGCCGACAACTGAATTACCATAATTGTTTAACGGCGGGCTCCAGGTACAAATAACACCATAACCCGGCACAATCGCAATAACACCGCCACCTACACCGCTTTTGGCAGGCAAACCTACAGAAAAGGCAAATTCTCCCGACTGATCATACATACCGCTAGTAGATAAGATGGCATTCACCTTATGCGCGTTTCGTGCAGTACAGATGGTCTCTTTTGTTCTGGGATCTATTCCTTTGTTGGCTAAAAAAAGTAAACTTTTTGCCAGTTGCTCGCAGCTCATGGATATTGAGCATTGGGTAAAATAGTGACTTAATACATCTGGTATTTCAGCTTCTATATTGCCAAAACTCTTCATTAAATAGGCTAATGCGGCATTAAGGTTACCATGCTTCAATTCTGACAGATAAACTTGGTTGTCTACGTATATATTATCATTCTCCGCCAGCTTTCGAACAAAAGATAAAAAGGCGAGTTTACTTGCCGAAAAATGACTTGTTAATATATCTGATACCAGTATGGCGCCGGCATTTATGACAGGATTTCGTGGGATCCCTTTTTCCCATTCCAGCTGAATGATGGAATTAAACGGTTGGCCAGAAGGCTCCATTCTTACTCGTTGCCATATGGAATCCCCGATTCGATTCATAGCCATGACCAAACCAAACACTTTTGAAATACTCTGGATTGAAAAAGGATGCTGATAATCACCCGCACCAAAAACCTGGCCATCAATGGTTGCCACTGATATGCCCATTAAGTCAGGTTTTACGCTTGCCAGCGCAGGTATATAGTCTGCCACTTTGCCTTGAAGAAAGTTATCGCGCTGTGCAAGCAGCAACTCCTGCAGCTTTTCTTGTAAATCAATAGTGTTTTTTCTCATTTAATCGTTTGGTATTTTACTGCTTAAGAGCTGCCTATTATGCACAATATAAATGAGTCGTATAGCGATAAAAATATACTTATCTAAATCAGGTAGATACCAGGTATATTCTCCCAAATGAACTTACTTTACCGATAACGTAAGCACACCGACCAAAGCGGCAAAACCACGTATTTAACGGTCAAGTCTCAAAGTAACGTTTAAAATATGTTTTGATAAAGACAGGA encodes:
- the glsB gene encoding glutaminase B — protein: MRKNTIDLQEKLQELLLAQRDNFLQGKVADYIPALASVKPDLMGISVATIDGQVFGAGDYQHPFSIQSISKVFGLVMAMNRIGDSIWQRVRMEPSGQPFNSIIQLEWEKGIPRNPVINAGAILVSDILTSHFSASKLAFLSFVRKLAENDNIYVDNQVYLSELKHGNLNAALAYLMKSFGNIEAEIPDVLSHYFTQCSISMSCEQLAKSLLFLANKGIDPRTKETICTARNAHKVNAILSTSGMYDQSGEFAFSVGLPAKSGVGGGVIAIVPGYGVICTWSPPLNNYGNSVVGMNLMADITEELGLSIYY